Proteins encoded by one window of Homoserinimonas aerilata:
- a CDS encoding glucosamine-6-phosphate deaminase, which yields MAEVIIVESAEAAGEIAADAIEALVGGRPDAVLGLATGSTPLTTYRALATRGHDLSRVRGFALDEYVGLEPGHPQSYYSVIQREAVVPLGLNPQLVRVPGDDGTDAGAGERYERAIEEAGGVDLQLLGIGATGHIAFNEPGSSLASSTRVKTLMHQTRIDNARFFDTLEEVPRHCITQGLGTILRARHLVLLAFGENKAVAVAAALEGPVSASTPGSVVQLHPRVTVLVDEAAASGLRFADYYREAWDNKL from the coding sequence ATGGCTGAGGTCATCATCGTGGAGAGCGCGGAGGCGGCGGGGGAGATCGCGGCCGACGCCATCGAGGCTCTCGTGGGCGGGAGGCCGGATGCCGTGCTCGGCCTCGCCACCGGCTCCACGCCGCTCACGACGTACCGTGCGCTCGCCACGAGGGGGCATGACCTTTCGCGGGTGAGGGGCTTCGCGCTCGACGAGTATGTGGGCCTCGAGCCGGGGCATCCGCAGTCGTATTATTCGGTCATCCAGCGCGAGGCGGTCGTGCCGCTCGGGTTGAACCCGCAGCTGGTGCGCGTTCCGGGCGACGACGGCACGGATGCGGGGGCCGGCGAGCGCTACGAGCGCGCCATCGAAGAGGCCGGCGGCGTCGACCTCCAGCTGCTCGGCATCGGCGCGACCGGCCACATCGCCTTCAACGAGCCGGGCTCCTCGCTCGCCTCGTCGACACGTGTGAAGACGCTCATGCATCAGACCCGCATCGACAATGCCCGCTTCTTCGACACTCTGGAGGAGGTGCCGCGGCACTGCATCACGCAGGGGCTCGGCACGATCCTGCGCGCACGGCACCTCGTTCTGCTCGCTTTCGGCGAGAACAAGGCGGTTGCGGTGGCGGCAGCTCTGGAGGGTCCGGTGAGTGCGTCGACGCCCGGCTCGGTGGTGCAGCTGCACCCGCGGGTGACGGTTCTCGTGGACGAGGCTGCCGCATCGGGTCTGCGCTTCGCCGACTACTACCGCGAGGCCTGGGACAACAAGCTGTAG
- a CDS encoding MFS transporter: MSSAAPDANPTRLQRLRAGVADPVLRILITAGFVLTLGRGVFLTLTVLYFTLIVGLGAFEVAIVLTVSSAFGAAASVVAGHLSDRYSSRILVVVFQILSAIALTSYVFAENFSTALLLACLYSVTSSAASAVRSAIIARAFEGEVRVNARAVLHTVTNVGIAIGSAAAGVALLFNTPFAFRATMVIAGVVILGSVLPLLRLPERVNASAQPTTVTSDTGTTTAIAPGRSPYRDPRYLALTAFGTLFGLQFGLAEIGMPLWILHHTDAPISMVSLLLIVNTIMVIAFQIRASRGTNDVRHAGNIVAVAGLLMAGACGIYAASGYVSFWFAIVFLLIATLAHSLAEVLGTSGQWGLSFELADQRRAGAYQGVYGLSWPVSAMLSPLIITAAVSNGVLGWAGLTALLLLATFGTWAISRRALRG, from the coding sequence GTGAGTTCAGCAGCACCAGATGCAAACCCCACCCGCCTGCAGCGCCTCCGCGCGGGGGTCGCCGACCCTGTCCTGCGCATCCTCATCACGGCGGGCTTCGTGCTCACACTGGGCCGAGGCGTGTTCCTCACACTCACGGTTCTCTACTTCACCCTCATCGTCGGGCTCGGGGCGTTCGAGGTGGCCATCGTGCTGACGGTGTCGAGCGCGTTCGGTGCCGCAGCATCCGTCGTCGCAGGTCACCTCTCCGACCGCTACAGCTCGCGCATTCTGGTCGTGGTGTTCCAGATCCTCTCGGCGATCGCACTCACGAGCTACGTCTTCGCCGAGAACTTCTCGACCGCGCTGCTGCTCGCGTGCCTCTACTCGGTGACCTCGTCTGCCGCGAGCGCCGTGCGTTCGGCGATCATCGCCCGCGCCTTCGAGGGCGAGGTGCGGGTCAACGCCCGCGCCGTTCTGCACACCGTCACCAATGTGGGCATCGCTATCGGCAGCGCAGCGGCCGGGGTCGCCCTGCTCTTCAACACCCCGTTCGCCTTCCGCGCGACGATGGTCATCGCGGGTGTCGTCATCCTGGGCAGTGTGCTGCCGCTGCTGCGCCTGCCCGAGCGGGTCAACGCCTCAGCGCAGCCCACAACGGTGACGAGCGACACCGGCACGACGACTGCGATCGCCCCCGGCCGCTCGCCCTACCGCGACCCCCGCTACCTCGCGCTCACCGCCTTCGGCACCCTCTTCGGGCTGCAGTTCGGGCTGGCCGAGATCGGCATGCCGCTCTGGATCCTTCACCACACGGATGCCCCCATCAGCATGGTCTCGCTGCTGCTGATCGTGAACACGATAATGGTGATCGCGTTTCAGATCAGGGCAAGCCGAGGCACTAACGACGTTCGCCACGCGGGCAACATCGTCGCCGTCGCCGGGCTCCTCATGGCGGGCGCGTGCGGCATCTACGCGGCATCCGGCTACGTCAGCTTCTGGTTTGCCATCGTGTTCCTCCTCATCGCGACCCTCGCGCACAGCCTCGCCGAAGTGCTCGGAACGAGCGGGCAGTGGGGCCTCAGCTTCGAGCTCGCAGACCAGCGCAGGGCGGGCGCCTACCAGGGCGTGTACGGACTGAGCTGGCCGGTGTCGGCGATGCTCTCGCCGCTCATCATCACGGCCGCCGTCAGCAACGGGGTGCTCGGCTGGGCCGGGCTCACCGCCCTGCTCCTGCTCGCCACATTCGGCACCTGGGCGATCTCGCGGCGGGCGCTGCGAGGCTGA
- the purU gene encoding formyltetrahydrofolate deformylase — protein MNTLSASAPDSTHWVLTIVCNDRPGIVHAISGAIVEAGGNITESQQFSSLDTEHFFMRLQVESAASREQFEASLAPVVARYDMAWHLDIVGRPLRTLVLVSKAAHCLNDLLFRERAGQLPVHMPLVLSNHNDLAGLAEFYGVPFETHAVTSAGQKLAFEDRVMDAVEQHDIELVVLARYMQILSPELCERLAGRIINIHHSFLPGFKGANPYRQAHARGVKLIGATAHFVTSDLDEGPIIEQNVVRVDHSRSPAELVAIGQDEESRTLTQAVKWFAENRVLLDGQRTIIFK, from the coding sequence GTGAACACGCTCTCCGCATCCGCCCCCGACAGCACCCACTGGGTGCTCACGATCGTCTGCAACGACCGCCCCGGCATCGTGCACGCCATCAGCGGGGCGATCGTCGAAGCCGGCGGAAACATCACCGAATCGCAGCAGTTCTCGAGCCTCGACACCGAACACTTCTTCATGAGACTGCAGGTCGAATCGGCCGCGAGTCGCGAACAGTTCGAAGCCTCCCTCGCCCCCGTCGTCGCCCGCTACGACATGGCCTGGCACCTCGACATCGTCGGGCGCCCGCTGCGCACGCTCGTACTCGTCTCCAAGGCGGCGCACTGCCTCAACGACCTGCTCTTCCGCGAGCGCGCCGGCCAGCTGCCCGTGCACATGCCGCTCGTGCTCAGCAACCACAACGACCTCGCCGGCCTGGCCGAGTTCTACGGCGTGCCGTTCGAAACGCACGCCGTGACATCCGCCGGCCAGAAGCTCGCCTTCGAAGACCGCGTGATGGATGCCGTCGAGCAGCACGACATCGAACTGGTCGTACTCGCCCGCTACATGCAGATCCTCTCCCCCGAACTGTGCGAGCGACTCGCGGGGCGCATCATCAACATCCACCACTCCTTCCTGCCCGGCTTCAAGGGCGCCAACCCGTACCGGCAGGCGCACGCGCGCGGCGTGAAACTCATCGGCGCGACCGCCCACTTCGTCACCAGCGACCTCGACGAGGGGCCCATCATCGAACAGAACGTGGTGCGCGTCGACCACTCGCGCAGCCCCGCCGAGCTCGTCGCCATCGGGCAGGACGAAGAGAGCCGCACCCTCACGCAGGCCGTCAAGTGGTTCGCCGAGAACCGGGTGCTGCTCGACGGGCAGCGCACCATCATCTTCAAGTAG
- the nagA gene encoding N-acetylglucosamine-6-phosphate deacetylase, translating into MTTVFHSAHKVDVDGEVDDFWMLVDGDTITQTGSGETPDADTSIDLAGTTLTPGFIELHCHGGGGNTFDDGPDEIERALHTHRMHGTTRTLISLVSNPIAMLRDSLGTVAALTERDPLILGSHLEGPYLSAARRGAHNPEHLRETDQLELEGLLEAARGTLRQITIAPERDGALDAIERLVGAGVVVALGHTEADYITAREAFDRGATLLTHAFNAMPGIRHRAPGPIIAAFGDPRVTIELILDGIHVHPDVAQLAFISAPGRIALVTDAMAAAGSSDGDYRLGSLNVSVRDGRALLSGTNTIAGSTLTQDEALRCAIETVGIAPSDAVAAVTATPARALGIDERYGRLAPGYAADAVVFENGWQVEQVWAGGARLR; encoded by the coding sequence ATGACGACGGTGTTCCACAGTGCCCACAAGGTCGACGTCGACGGCGAAGTCGACGACTTCTGGATGCTCGTCGACGGCGACACGATCACACAGACCGGCAGCGGCGAAACCCCCGACGCAGACACCTCCATCGACCTCGCCGGCACCACCCTCACCCCCGGCTTCATCGAACTGCACTGCCACGGAGGCGGCGGCAACACCTTCGACGACGGGCCCGACGAGATCGAGCGGGCGCTGCACACGCACCGCATGCACGGCACCACCCGCACCCTCATCAGCCTCGTCTCCAACCCCATCGCCATGCTCCGCGACAGCCTCGGGACCGTCGCCGCACTCACGGAACGCGACCCGCTCATCCTCGGCTCCCACCTCGAAGGGCCATACCTGAGCGCGGCCAGACGCGGCGCACACAACCCAGAACACCTCCGCGAAACCGACCAGCTGGAACTCGAAGGGCTCCTCGAAGCCGCCCGCGGAACACTCCGGCAGATCACCATCGCGCCCGAACGGGACGGTGCACTCGACGCCATAGAACGCCTCGTCGGCGCGGGCGTCGTCGTCGCCCTCGGCCACACCGAAGCCGACTACATCACCGCCCGCGAAGCCTTCGACCGCGGCGCCACCCTGCTGACGCACGCCTTCAACGCGATGCCCGGCATCCGCCACCGCGCGCCCGGCCCGATCATCGCCGCATTCGGCGACCCGCGCGTCACCATCGAACTGATCCTCGACGGCATCCACGTGCATCCGGATGTCGCCCAACTCGCCTTCATCTCCGCCCCCGGCAGAATCGCACTCGTCACGGATGCGATGGCTGCGGCAGGCTCAAGCGACGGCGACTACCGGCTCGGCTCACTCAACGTGTCAGTGCGCGACGGGCGCGCCCTGCTCAGCGGCACCAACACCATCGCCGGCTCCACCCTCACCCAGGACGAAGCACTGCGCTGCGCCATCGAGACCGTCGGCATCGCGCCCTCCGACGCGGTTGCCGCCGTCACAGCTACGCCCGCGCGGGCACTCGGGATCGACGAGCGGTACGGGAGGCTCGCGCCCGGCTACGCGGCCGACGCCGTCGTCTTCGAAAACGGCTGGCAGGTCGAACAGGTGTGGGCAGGCGGGGCGCGGCTGCGGTAG
- a CDS encoding TetR/AcrR family transcriptional regulator: MAAQAKENRGPAAGPENRRALIAAAREVYAVSGYSTPFSAVAKKAGVGQGSLYRHFPDRTALAVAVFDENIRVIEAHAESPDGTLDGLFDLIIEQVLVSSAFIDMIVADRDDERVVQLAARIRGAADALVARERAAGHINTSVDADDVVIAISMLASTLTHGDAELRAGMVRRAKALLWPAFASAPIEHRAD; the protein is encoded by the coding sequence GTGGCCGCACAAGCGAAAGAGAACCGAGGACCCGCCGCTGGTCCCGAGAATCGCCGCGCCCTCATCGCCGCCGCCCGCGAGGTCTACGCCGTCTCGGGCTACTCCACGCCCTTCAGCGCCGTCGCCAAGAAGGCGGGTGTCGGGCAGGGCAGCCTCTACCGCCACTTCCCGGATCGCACCGCGCTCGCCGTCGCCGTCTTCGATGAGAACATCCGCGTCATCGAGGCTCACGCCGAATCGCCTGACGGAACCCTCGACGGCCTCTTCGACCTCATCATCGAGCAGGTTCTCGTGTCGTCGGCCTTCATTGACATGATCGTCGCCGACCGCGACGACGAGCGTGTCGTCCAGCTCGCAGCCCGCATCCGTGGGGCAGCGGATGCTCTGGTTGCCCGAGAGCGCGCGGCCGGTCACATAAACACGTCGGTCGATGCTGACGATGTCGTCATCGCCATCTCGATGCTCGCGAGCACGCTCACGCACGGTGACGCCGAGCTGCGGGCTGGCATGGTGCGGAGGGCGAAGGCACTGCTGTGGCCAGCGTTCGCCTCAGCGCCGATTGAACACCGCGCCGACTGA
- a CDS encoding SDR family NAD(P)-dependent oxidoreductase: MADTTLSGDSSIAQWLDHPTGGAILRDMLAQNGQSADVFRPVRKLAIKRLVKLSRGSFTQEMIDGLVARVEAGDVPAEQPATASSTTEEAPAAERPAVERPEWVERIDAGRFTGKTVIVTGAGSGIGRATASRVAREGGHVIAVDISAERLAEFADELAGSNIVTVSGDISDDASVAAIIAAAGDRIDALANVAGIMDDMTPVGDVSDAVWDRVFRINVTGTMKLMRAVLPKMLPSATGSIVNVASEAALRGSAAGAAYTASKHAVVGLTKSSAYMYGPSGIRVNAVAPGPTITNIEANFGSPLGEERVRTGMAIMPDAAEADALAASITWLLSDDSVNVNGVTVASDGGWSAA; encoded by the coding sequence ATGGCAGACACCACACTCTCCGGAGACTCCTCCATCGCACAGTGGCTCGACCACCCCACCGGCGGCGCCATCCTCCGCGACATGCTCGCCCAGAACGGCCAGTCGGCCGACGTCTTCCGCCCCGTGCGCAAACTCGCCATCAAACGCCTCGTCAAGCTCAGCCGAGGCAGCTTCACACAGGAGATGATCGACGGACTCGTCGCGCGCGTCGAAGCCGGTGACGTGCCCGCCGAGCAGCCAGCCACCGCAAGCAGCACGACTGAAGAGGCGCCCGCCGCCGAACGCCCCGCCGTTGAACGCCCCGAATGGGTCGAGCGCATCGACGCCGGGCGCTTCACCGGCAAGACCGTCATCGTCACGGGCGCAGGCTCCGGGATCGGCCGCGCCACAGCATCCCGCGTCGCCCGCGAAGGCGGCCACGTCATCGCCGTCGACATCTCAGCGGAACGCCTCGCCGAGTTCGCGGACGAGCTCGCCGGCTCGAACATCGTCACCGTCTCGGGTGACATCAGCGACGACGCCTCCGTCGCCGCCATCATCGCGGCAGCAGGCGACCGCATCGACGCTCTCGCCAATGTCGCCGGAATCATGGACGACATGACCCCCGTCGGCGACGTCAGCGACGCCGTCTGGGATCGTGTGTTCCGCATCAACGTCACCGGAACCATGAAGCTCATGCGCGCCGTCCTGCCCAAGATGCTGCCCTCCGCCACCGGCTCCATCGTCAACGTCGCATCCGAGGCAGCCCTGCGCGGCTCCGCCGCAGGCGCCGCCTACACGGCGTCCAAGCATGCCGTCGTCGGCCTCACCAAGAGCAGCGCCTACATGTACGGCCCGAGCGGCATCCGCGTCAACGCCGTCGCGCCCGGGCCCACCATCACGAACATCGAAGCCAACTTCGGTTCACCGCTCGGCGAAGAACGCGTGCGCACAGGCATGGCGATCATGCCGGATGCGGCCGAAGCCGACGCCCTCGCCGCATCCATCACCTGGCTGCTCAGCGACGATTCCGTCAACGTCAACGGCGTCACCGTCGCCTCCGACGGCGGCTGGTCGGCCGCGTAG
- a CDS encoding ROK family protein — translation MTGSTAAVPADARLGVDIGGTKTEAVLLDGGGTIVRQIRIPTGFGPDGVVASTLDAISRLEAPGVPIGIGTPGTVDPVAGTVSHALNLGVERLELGQRVADAVGYGVRVENDVNAAALGAFHLLGRPGTDSIGYLNLGTGLAAGLVLDGRLWRGSRGAAGEIGHILVDPKGPLDLDGQPGGLEVMASGSGIARQWGTGEPNAVSAVLDAADAGDRRAVDIRRRLFDGIASAVRILVLTVDVDAVVVGGGISRLGERIVDGVGEVFDGWAASSPFIASLELRERMMLLPGDAPVAALGAAWIGEPAARDLPRSAVPRDDEEHFGATQRPDAEAGVNG, via the coding sequence GTGACAGGGAGCACTGCGGCGGTGCCGGCGGATGCCCGCCTCGGCGTCGACATCGGCGGCACCAAGACCGAGGCGGTTCTGCTCGATGGCGGCGGCACCATCGTGCGGCAGATTCGCATCCCGACCGGTTTCGGCCCCGACGGCGTCGTCGCATCCACACTGGACGCGATCTCGCGACTGGAAGCACCCGGCGTGCCCATCGGCATCGGCACCCCCGGCACGGTCGACCCCGTCGCGGGCACCGTCTCGCATGCCCTCAACCTGGGCGTCGAACGTCTCGAACTGGGGCAGAGAGTCGCGGATGCCGTGGGTTACGGCGTGCGCGTCGAGAACGATGTGAATGCGGCAGCGCTGGGGGCGTTCCACCTGCTCGGGCGCCCCGGCACCGACTCGATCGGCTACCTGAATCTGGGCACCGGACTGGCGGCCGGCCTCGTGCTCGACGGCCGGCTGTGGCGGGGATCGCGCGGCGCGGCGGGCGAGATCGGACATATTCTGGTCGACCCGAAGGGGCCGCTCGACCTCGACGGGCAGCCGGGCGGGCTGGAGGTCATGGCCTCCGGCTCGGGCATCGCCCGGCAGTGGGGGACGGGCGAACCGAATGCGGTCAGCGCCGTTCTCGATGCGGCCGATGCGGGCGACCGGCGGGCTGTGGACATCCGGCGTCGCCTGTTCGACGGCATCGCGTCGGCCGTGCGCATCCTGGTGCTCACCGTGGATGTCGACGCGGTCGTCGTGGGTGGCGGCATCAGCCGCCTGGGCGAGCGCATCGTCGACGGGGTCGGCGAGGTGTTCGACGGTTGGGCGGCGTCGTCACCGTTCATCGCCTCACTGGAACTGCGTGAGCGGATGATGCTGCTGCCGGGCGACGCGCCCGTCGCCGCACTCGGGGCCGCCTGGATCGGCGAGCCGGCCGCCCGTGACTTGCCCCGAAGTGCTGTTCCCCGGGATGATGAAGAGCATTTCGGCGCAACTCAGCGCCCTGACGCGGAGGCGGGGGTCAATGGCTGA
- a CDS encoding glycoside hydrolase family 3 protein — MTANPLAVLMPGFVGLELPDWLAARLRAGLGGVCVFGENIAAPAQLRALCDSIFEANPDALIAIDEEGGDVTRLFYSQGSPFPGNAILGRIDDEAFTAQVAVSVGEQLRTVGCNLDFAPDADTNSNPRNPVIGVRSFGAEPQLVARHTVAWTRGLQAAGVAASVKHFPGHGDTAQDSHLALPVVDRSLQQLRERELVPFIAAIGAGTKTIMTSHILLPQLDPDNPATLSRRILQGLLREELGFGGVIVSDALDMAGASGDIGIPAAAVRAIAAGCDLLCIGTRNTDAQIAEIERAFTTAIADGALEATRLADAAERTTALGHELAEARETSEARAPQEQTPAAPDFPLARTAAVFDVRPGVTPQKRRTVIVTESTANAAVGQVPWGPAGGLRIREGQPLPQIDGQPVLVGRDNHLHPWVLELADALRQQHPSTIVVDMGWPADDRKYADVATFGASGHVGRALDAWLEGTL; from the coding sequence ATGACCGCGAACCCTCTGGCCGTGCTCATGCCCGGTTTCGTCGGGCTGGAGCTGCCTGACTGGCTGGCCGCACGGCTGCGTGCGGGCCTCGGCGGAGTGTGCGTCTTCGGCGAGAACATCGCTGCGCCCGCGCAGCTGCGTGCCCTCTGCGATTCGATCTTCGAGGCGAATCCGGATGCTCTCATTGCGATCGATGAGGAGGGCGGAGACGTCACGCGGCTCTTCTATTCGCAAGGGTCCCCGTTCCCCGGCAACGCCATCTTGGGCCGCATCGATGACGAGGCTTTCACGGCGCAGGTCGCGGTGTCGGTCGGCGAGCAGCTGCGCACGGTCGGCTGCAACCTCGATTTCGCTCCGGATGCCGACACCAATTCGAATCCGCGCAATCCGGTGATCGGCGTGCGCAGTTTCGGGGCGGAGCCGCAGCTCGTGGCCCGGCACACGGTCGCCTGGACGCGCGGTCTGCAGGCCGCGGGCGTCGCCGCCAGCGTGAAGCATTTTCCGGGTCACGGCGACACGGCGCAGGACTCGCATCTGGCGCTGCCGGTCGTCGACCGCTCGCTGCAGCAGCTGCGCGAGCGGGAACTGGTGCCGTTCATTGCCGCGATCGGCGCGGGCACGAAGACGATCATGACCTCGCACATCCTGCTGCCGCAGCTCGACCCCGACAACCCTGCGACCCTGTCGCGGCGCATCCTGCAGGGTCTGCTGCGTGAGGAGCTCGGCTTCGGCGGCGTCATCGTCTCGGACGCGCTCGACATGGCGGGCGCGAGTGGCGACATCGGCATCCCGGCGGCGGCCGTGCGGGCGATCGCGGCCGGCTGCGATCTGCTCTGCATCGGAACCCGCAACACGGATGCGCAGATCGCCGAGATCGAGCGGGCCTTCACCACAGCCATTGCCGACGGTGCGCTCGAGGCCACGCGCCTGGCGGATGCGGCGGAGCGCACGACAGCGCTCGGCCACGAGCTGGCGGAGGCGCGCGAAACGAGCGAGGCGCGCGCCCCGCAGGAACAGACCCCGGCCGCCCCCGACTTTCCGCTCGCACGAACCGCGGCCGTCTTCGATGTGCGCCCCGGCGTCACGCCGCAGAAGCGCCGCACGGTGATCGTCACCGAGTCCACCGCGAACGCCGCCGTCGGCCAGGTGCCGTGGGGGCCCGCCGGGGGGCTGCGCATACGGGAGGGGCAGCCGCTGCCCCAGATCGACGGCCAGCCGGTGCTCGTCGGCCGCGACAACCACCTGCACCCGTGGGTGCTGGAGCTTGCGGATGCGCTGCGGCAGCAGCATCCGTCGACGATCGTCGTCGACATGGGCTGGCCCGCCGACGACAGGAAGTATGCGGATGTCGCCACCTTCGGCGCATCCGGGCATGTGGGCCGCGCGCTCGACGCGTGGCTGGAGGGAACACTGTGA